Proteins found in one Actinokineospora alba genomic segment:
- a CDS encoding cytochrome P450 family protein: protein METSRPVPLDNTGRYLHSQADELRAQGPATRVELPGGVVCWSVNSYEVSKKLLSDPNVTKSARNHWPAFINNEVPADWEMISWVAMDNVSTTFGQDHRRLRRLIGKAFSSRRPEAVRPLALELTNMLLDRMEAAAAAGEVIDLKAAFAYPLPGMLVAELIGMSEEARIAAAKVMDLMARTDVTSEQAQGILLGWRGAIEDLIALKRAQPGEDITSDLIAARDEDGSVLTEQELVDTTFAILGAGSETTINFFDNAVTALLAHPEQLELVKSGQVSWDAVIEEVLRVESPLASLPLRYAVEDIVLDGVTIPKGEPILINYAAIGRDPQLHGDSAATFDITRQDKEHLSFGHGPHYCLGAGIARMVAKTGLSALFERFPNLTLATPATELVPIPTFIMNGHLALPVHLNGVAAAAA, encoded by the coding sequence ATGGAGACAAGCCGTCCAGTTCCGTTAGACAACACCGGTCGATACCTGCACTCCCAAGCCGACGAGCTGCGCGCGCAGGGGCCCGCCACCCGGGTGGAACTCCCCGGCGGTGTCGTGTGCTGGTCGGTGAACAGCTACGAGGTCAGCAAGAAATTGCTGAGCGACCCGAACGTCACCAAGAGCGCCCGGAACCACTGGCCCGCCTTCATCAACAACGAGGTCCCGGCCGACTGGGAGATGATCAGCTGGGTCGCGATGGACAACGTGTCCACCACCTTCGGCCAGGACCACCGCCGCCTGCGCAGGCTGATCGGCAAGGCCTTCAGCTCACGTCGGCCCGAGGCGGTCCGCCCGCTGGCGTTGGAGCTGACCAACATGTTGCTCGACCGCATGGAGGCCGCCGCGGCCGCGGGCGAGGTGATCGACCTGAAGGCGGCGTTCGCCTATCCGCTGCCCGGCATGCTGGTGGCCGAACTGATCGGCATGTCCGAGGAAGCCCGGATCGCCGCCGCGAAGGTCATGGACCTGATGGCGCGGACCGATGTGACTTCCGAGCAGGCCCAGGGCATCCTGCTCGGCTGGCGCGGCGCCATCGAGGACCTCATCGCGCTCAAGCGCGCCCAGCCCGGCGAGGACATCACCAGCGACCTGATCGCCGCCCGGGACGAGGACGGCTCGGTGCTGACCGAGCAGGAGCTGGTGGACACCACCTTCGCCATTCTCGGCGCGGGCTCGGAGACCACGATCAACTTCTTCGACAACGCGGTCACCGCGTTGCTCGCCCACCCCGAGCAGCTCGAGTTGGTCAAGTCGGGCCAGGTCTCCTGGGACGCCGTCATCGAAGAGGTGCTGCGAGTGGAGTCGCCCCTGGCGAGCCTGCCGCTGCGCTACGCGGTCGAGGACATCGTGCTCGACGGCGTGACCATCCCCAAGGGCGAGCCGATTCTGATCAACTACGCGGCCATCGGCCGGGATCCCCAGCTGCACGGCGACTCCGCCGCCACCTTCGACATCACCCGCCAGGACAAGGAACACCTGTCCTTCGGCCACGGCCCCCACTACTGCCTCGGCGCGGGCATCGCCAGGATGGTGGCCAAGACCGGTCTCTCGGCCCTGTTCGAGCGGTTCCCCAACCTGACCCTCGCCACGCCCGCCACGGAGCTCGTGCCCATTCCGACCTTCATCATGAACGGGCACCTCGCCCTCCCCGTGCACCTCAACGGGGTCGCCGCCGCCGCGGCCTGA
- a CDS encoding phosphopantetheine-binding protein codes for MTTSDVIRNFLVAEFLPDLRPADLADDYDLIGNGVIDSLALIRVITWLGNEFDIDLDQVEFAEENFTSVSAIRAFTESALDEQYRAA; via the coding sequence GTGACCACATCCGATGTGATCAGGAATTTCCTCGTCGCCGAGTTCCTCCCGGACCTGCGGCCCGCGGACCTCGCCGACGACTACGACCTCATCGGCAACGGCGTCATCGACAGCCTCGCGCTGATTCGGGTCATCACCTGGCTGGGCAACGAGTTCGACATCGACCTCGACCAGGTGGAGTTCGCCGAGGAGAACTTCACGTCGGTGTCGGCGATCCGCGCGTTCACCGAGTCGGCACTGGACGAGCAGTACCGCGCCGCCTGA
- a CDS encoding SRPBCC domain-containing protein, with protein sequence MAERAFTAEPGSTEIKTTYVFDAPRERVFEAYNDPKLTAEWWGPAGHPLTVDKLEAETGGSWRFVVDLGDDFCFRGVYHEVTANEQLVFTWQYEGAPIVILQTVTFEELPDGKTKVTDQGIFQSVEARDAMVGNGMGEGSMPAFDRLAKLL encoded by the coding sequence ATGGCAGAGCGTGCGTTCACCGCAGAGCCAGGCAGCACGGAAATCAAAACCACCTACGTCTTCGACGCCCCGCGCGAACGCGTTTTCGAGGCCTACAACGACCCCAAGCTCACCGCCGAATGGTGGGGTCCGGCCGGGCACCCGCTGACCGTCGACAAGCTGGAAGCCGAGACCGGCGGCTCGTGGCGATTCGTGGTGGACCTCGGCGACGACTTCTGCTTCCGCGGCGTCTACCACGAGGTGACCGCCAATGAGCAGCTGGTCTTCACGTGGCAGTACGAGGGCGCGCCCATCGTCATCCTGCAGACGGTCACCTTCGAGGAACTGCCCGACGGCAAGACCAAGGTGACCGACCAGGGCATCTTCCAGTCGGTCGAAGCCCGCGACGCCATGGTCGGCAACGGCATGGGCGAGGGTTCGATGCCCGCGTTCGACCGCCTGGCCAAGTTGCTCTAA
- the mtnB gene encoding methylthioribulose 1-phosphate dehydratase, with the protein MTPAEELAEFTAKLYRRGWMEGTAGNISLRLPDGAALITASGVSKGELTAADTVRVSIADSRPVEPGRRQPSAETTIHTALYRRFAGCQAVVHAHPPYATAVAAIATARGENSVTFSGLEIIKGLRGGDPASVTVPVFPNHAEVPRIAEEVEARVAMRTPPVFLIGAHGATSWGPSLRVARDRMECLETLCRLRLLIDRAAS; encoded by the coding sequence ATGACCCCCGCGGAGGAACTGGCCGAGTTCACCGCCAAGCTGTACCGGCGGGGCTGGATGGAAGGCACGGCGGGCAACATCTCGCTCCGCCTGCCCGACGGGGCCGCCCTGATCACCGCGAGTGGGGTCAGCAAGGGCGAGCTGACGGCGGCGGACACCGTGCGGGTGAGCATCGCCGACTCGCGCCCGGTCGAGCCCGGCCGGAGGCAGCCGTCGGCGGAGACGACCATCCACACCGCCTTGTACCGCCGGTTCGCCGGCTGCCAGGCGGTCGTGCACGCGCACCCGCCATACGCGACCGCGGTGGCGGCGATCGCCACGGCTCGCGGCGAGAACTCGGTCACGTTCTCCGGGCTGGAGATCATCAAAGGACTCCGCGGGGGCGACCCGGCCTCGGTCACGGTCCCGGTCTTCCCCAACCACGCCGAAGTGCCGCGCATCGCCGAGGAAGTCGAGGCGCGGGTGGCCATGCGCACGCCGCCGGTGTTCCTGATCGGCGCGCACGGCGCGACGAGCTGGGGCCCCTCCCTGCGCGTGGCACGCGACCGGATGGAGTGCCTGGAAACGCTGTGCAGGCTGCGGCTGCTGATCGACCGAGCGGCGAGCTGA
- a CDS encoding 1,2-dihydroxy-3-keto-5-methylthiopentene dioxygenase, whose protein sequence is MTLLQIMADDDAATVLLRTDDLDRIAENLAPFGITLRRWATVPLPADAAQDDVLAAYRSEVDTLSAEGPYPLVDVVRMVPDDTDAGVERARAARLKFLEEHTHDEDEVRFFVEGAGCFYLHLGDKVYAVVCTAGDLMSVPAGTTHWFDMGIRPGFCAIRFFQAEDGWVAGFTGSAIAATMPTLDELLAPAASDLLSLEGERNG, encoded by the coding sequence ATGACTCTGCTGCAGATCATGGCTGACGACGACGCCGCCACCGTGCTGCTGCGCACCGACGACCTCGACCGGATCGCCGAGAACCTGGCGCCGTTCGGCATCACCCTGCGGCGCTGGGCCACCGTGCCGCTGCCCGCCGACGCCGCGCAGGACGACGTGCTCGCCGCGTATCGGTCCGAAGTGGACACACTGTCGGCGGAGGGTCCGTACCCGCTGGTCGACGTCGTGCGCATGGTGCCCGACGACACCGACGCGGGGGTCGAACGCGCGCGGGCGGCGCGGCTGAAGTTCCTTGAGGAGCACACCCACGACGAGGACGAGGTGCGGTTCTTCGTCGAGGGAGCCGGGTGCTTCTACCTGCACCTGGGAGACAAGGTCTACGCGGTGGTGTGCACCGCGGGCGACCTCATGTCGGTGCCCGCGGGCACCACGCACTGGTTCGACATGGGGATCCGACCCGGTTTCTGCGCCATCCGGTTCTTTCAGGCCGAGGACGGCTGGGTGGCCGGGTTCACCGGGTCCGCGATCGCCGCCACCATGCCCACCCTCGACGAGCTGCTTGCCCCGGCGGCGTCCGATTTGTTGTCTCTGGAAGGTGAACGGAATGGTTGA
- a CDS encoding MFS transporter encodes MTGQIPIKAGRREWLGLLVIALPTFVVAIDLFVLLLAVPQLSADLKADSNQQLWIMDMYGFLLAGFLVTMGTLGDRIGRRKLLIIGSAAFAVASLLCAYSQTPEMLIAARALLGIAGATLGPCALGLIHFMFKDPKQLMVAFGVWGGTFTVGALLGPILGGFLLANYWWGSVFVLGVPLMVAVLIFAPIILPEFKNPNAGKLDPTSVVLSLAAMLPIIYGIKELARNGWEFVPTASLVFGLVCAVVFVKRQRKLADPLMDLSLFGNAKVTSPLSMALSYSSVGGAVMLFMVLYFQLVEGMSAVGAAVAMIPGMATATIGFNVAPKLAAKFKPGYVIAAGGIGVAIVMLSFVAIGTTGGTWHFIIGFAILSFVGAPIIGLATPLVLGAAPPEKAGAAGSLVQLSSEFGGTLGIAVLGTVGTAVYRAQIADDVPADIPAGAATAAGDSLAGAYDAAATLPAAQSGSLIEPANVAFASGLHTVALIGGLLIGTVAVITAVRLRHVPPMGGGATSDTPEEQADSADEIGKESVKPVA; translated from the coding sequence GTGACTGGCCAAATTCCAATCAAGGCGGGACGACGGGAGTGGCTGGGGCTGCTGGTCATCGCCCTGCCCACCTTCGTCGTGGCCATCGACCTGTTCGTGCTGCTGCTCGCGGTCCCCCAGCTGTCCGCGGATCTCAAGGCGGACAGCAACCAGCAGCTGTGGATCATGGACATGTACGGGTTCCTGCTTGCCGGGTTCCTGGTCACGATGGGGACGCTCGGCGACCGGATCGGTCGTCGCAAACTGCTCATCATCGGCTCCGCGGCGTTCGCGGTCGCCTCATTGCTCTGTGCGTACTCGCAGACCCCCGAGATGCTGATCGCGGCCCGCGCGCTGCTGGGTATCGCGGGCGCGACGCTCGGCCCGTGCGCCCTGGGCCTGATCCATTTCATGTTCAAGGACCCCAAGCAGCTGATGGTCGCCTTCGGCGTGTGGGGTGGCACGTTCACGGTCGGCGCGCTGCTCGGCCCGATCCTGGGCGGGTTCCTGCTCGCCAACTACTGGTGGGGCTCGGTGTTCGTGCTCGGCGTTCCGCTCATGGTCGCCGTGCTGATCTTCGCCCCGATCATCCTGCCCGAGTTCAAGAACCCGAACGCGGGCAAGCTCGACCCGACGAGCGTGGTCCTGTCGCTGGCCGCGATGCTGCCGATCATCTACGGCATCAAGGAGTTGGCCCGCAACGGCTGGGAGTTCGTGCCGACGGCCTCGCTGGTCTTCGGCCTCGTCTGCGCCGTGGTGTTCGTGAAGCGCCAGCGCAAGCTGGCGGACCCGCTGATGGACCTGTCGCTGTTCGGCAACGCGAAGGTGACATCACCGCTGTCGATGGCCTTGTCCTACAGCAGCGTCGGCGGCGCCGTCATGCTCTTCATGGTGCTGTACTTCCAGCTCGTCGAGGGCATGTCCGCGGTCGGGGCGGCCGTGGCGATGATCCCGGGTATGGCCACCGCGACCATCGGCTTCAACGTGGCCCCGAAGCTCGCCGCGAAGTTCAAGCCGGGCTATGTCATCGCGGCGGGCGGCATCGGCGTCGCGATCGTGATGCTGAGCTTCGTCGCGATCGGGACGACCGGTGGCACGTGGCACTTCATCATCGGGTTCGCCATCCTGTCGTTCGTTGGCGCGCCGATCATCGGTCTGGCCACGCCGCTCGTGCTCGGTGCGGCCCCGCCGGAGAAGGCGGGCGCGGCAGGCTCGCTGGTGCAGCTGTCCAGTGAGTTCGGCGGCACGCTGGGCATCGCCGTGCTCGGCACGGTCGGCACCGCCGTCTACCGCGCGCAGATCGCTGACGACGTTCCGGCCGACATCCCGGCAGGCGCGGCGACGGCGGCCGGTGACAGCCTCGCCGGTGCCTACGACGCGGCGGCGACGCTGCCCGCGGCACAGTCGGGCTCGCTCATCGAACCGGCGAATGTCGCGTTCGCCAGCGGACTGCACACCGTCGCCCTCATCGGCGGGCTGCTCATCGGCACCGTCGCGGTCATCACCGCGGTGCGGTTGCGGCACGTCCCCCCGATGGGCGGTGGCGCGACCTCCGACACGCCGGAGGAGCAGGCCGACTCGGCTGACGAAATCGGGAAAGAATCCGTGAAGCCGGTGGCTTGA
- a CDS encoding AMP-binding protein has translation METRSLLDRIAEQATTRPDAVALVSGSRQVDYAELDAMADAALARIDALDLAEGAPVAVHAAKSPETVALILACLRGRRPVLVAAADLGERTYAELVARTGCAAVLTADPAGPVVRRTDGAPAAKPDLAEETALLLTTSGSTGTPKIVPLTHGAIARFARWAADQFDLGPDTDVLNYAPLNFDLALLDVWSTLAAGGTVVLVGTDRATDGRHLAEVVRRSAVVQAVPMLFRLLADAWDGTAFTAVRHVILTGDRTPAPLLARLPAMFPNARLHNIYGCTETNDSFRHELTTAAGDGEMPIGFPLPGVDALVLDADGAILTGECTGELVVHTPFQTTGYLASNGAEFVRLGTDERPYFRSGDLVRRDRDGLHTLVGRTDFRVKVRGTRVNLEEVEQVLLDHAQVREAAVIGVPDEVAGIRLHAVVRGGDSETGALNSLALREHCRLRLPRAAIPTSIQVVGIALPTTSTGKVDRRAIGARLLNRSQS, from the coding sequence ATGGAAACGCGATCGCTGCTCGACCGTATCGCCGAGCAAGCCACGACCCGACCGGACGCTGTCGCGCTCGTGTCGGGGTCCCGGCAGGTCGACTACGCCGAACTCGACGCCATGGCCGACGCCGCGCTGGCTCGGATCGACGCGCTCGACCTCGCCGAGGGCGCGCCCGTCGCGGTGCACGCCGCCAAGTCGCCGGAGACGGTCGCGCTGATCCTGGCCTGCCTGCGCGGACGGCGGCCCGTGCTCGTCGCGGCGGCGGACCTGGGTGAGCGGACCTACGCCGAACTGGTGGCACGGACAGGATGCGCGGCCGTGCTCACCGCGGACCCGGCCGGTCCGGTGGTGCGCCGGACGGACGGGGCCCCGGCCGCGAAGCCTGACCTCGCTGAGGAAACGGCGCTGCTGCTGACGACGTCGGGCTCGACGGGCACGCCGAAGATCGTCCCGCTCACCCACGGCGCGATCGCCCGGTTCGCGCGGTGGGCGGCGGACCAGTTCGACCTCGGGCCCGACACCGACGTGCTCAACTACGCGCCGCTGAACTTCGACCTCGCGCTGCTGGACGTCTGGTCGACGCTGGCCGCGGGCGGCACCGTCGTGCTCGTCGGCACCGACCGGGCCACCGACGGCAGGCACCTGGCCGAAGTCGTGCGCCGCAGTGCCGTGGTGCAGGCGGTGCCGATGCTGTTCCGGCTGCTCGCCGACGCCTGGGACGGCACGGCATTCACCGCCGTGCGCCACGTCATCCTGACCGGCGACCGCACCCCCGCGCCGCTGCTGGCCAGGCTGCCCGCGATGTTCCCGAACGCCCGGCTGCACAACATCTACGGCTGCACCGAGACCAACGACAGCTTCCGGCACGAGCTCACCACCGCGGCGGGCGACGGCGAAATGCCCATCGGGTTCCCGCTGCCCGGGGTAGACGCCCTGGTGCTCGACGCCGACGGCGCCATCCTCACCGGCGAGTGCACCGGCGAGCTGGTGGTCCACACGCCCTTCCAGACCACGGGCTACCTGGCCTCCAACGGCGCCGAGTTCGTCCGCCTCGGGACCGACGAGCGCCCCTACTTCCGCTCGGGGGACCTGGTCCGGCGCGACCGCGACGGCCTGCACACGTTGGTGGGCCGCACCGACTTCCGGGTCAAGGTGCGCGGCACCCGGGTCAACCTGGAAGAGGTCGAGCAGGTGCTGCTCGACCACGCGCAGGTCCGCGAGGCCGCCGTCATCGGGGTGCCGGACGAGGTCGCCGGGATCCGGCTGCACGCCGTGGTTCGGGGCGGGGACAGCGAAACCGGAGCGCTCAACAGTCTGGCCCTGCGTGAGCACTGCCGCCTGCGGCTGCCGCGCGCGGCGATCCCCACCTCCATCCAGGTGGTCGGCATCGCGTTGCCGACCACCTCGACGGGCAAAGTCGACCGGCGCGCGATCGGCGCCCGGCTGCTGAACAGGAGTCAATCGTGA
- a CDS encoding ectoine synthase: protein MIVRKFSDIAPVEWGNGTSTRFLVAADGMGYTLTDTLVRAGTRSPLHYRNHLEACYCIAGSGMVVDSEGNEHAIEVGTMYALNNHDAHYLIASPWEDLRLVCMFTPALKGTEVHDFSEEARRFSNY, encoded by the coding sequence ATGATCGTTCGCAAGTTCTCCGACATCGCCCCTGTCGAGTGGGGCAACGGCACCAGCACGCGCTTCCTCGTCGCCGCGGACGGCATGGGGTACACCCTCACCGACACCCTGGTCCGCGCGGGCACGCGGTCGCCGCTGCACTACCGCAACCACCTTGAGGCGTGCTACTGCATCGCGGGCAGCGGCATGGTCGTCGACTCGGAAGGCAACGAACACGCCATCGAGGTCGGAACCATGTACGCGCTGAACAACCACGACGCGCACTACCTCATCGCGTCCCCGTGGGAGGACTTACGCCTGGTGTGCATGTTCACCCCGGCGCTCAAGGGTACGGAGGTGCACGACTTCAGCGAGGAGGCACGCAGATTCTCCAACTACTGA
- a CDS encoding acyl-CoA dehydrogenase family protein: MSARMEGGQALRARFAPEFAAWGEGHLERDTAAEFPADQWKLIGDSGLLGLPFDKEFGGLDQDLVTTMTVLEELGHGCRDAGLNFSVSTHMVSTGVPIHRFGSRQLRERYMPKVCDGSVIGAHAITEPQGGSDATAMRTTGRKVDGGWVVNGEKCFISSGPVADLILVYVRTGGDKGPFGLSALLVDKDNPGLHVGPAVDKMGLRTSPLGSLTFTECFVPDRDVVGKPGSGFLILDHVMKWEILCSFVITLGSMRHRIDRCVEFARSRKQFGKAIGEFQQISGRIVDMRIAFETARRWLFDTAIRSLAGDDVRADVAIGKLLASEANLKSALDAVQIFGGRGYLHEYGIEKDLRDATAGTIYSGTSEVQRDKVARFLGLY; this comes from the coding sequence ATGTCAGCACGGATGGAAGGCGGGCAGGCCCTGCGCGCCCGTTTCGCGCCCGAGTTCGCCGCCTGGGGCGAGGGTCACCTGGAGCGCGACACGGCCGCTGAGTTCCCCGCCGACCAGTGGAAGCTGATCGGCGACTCCGGCCTGCTCGGCCTGCCGTTCGACAAGGAGTTCGGTGGCCTCGACCAAGACCTGGTCACCACCATGACGGTGCTCGAGGAACTGGGCCACGGCTGCCGGGACGCCGGGCTCAACTTCTCGGTGTCGACCCACATGGTCAGCACCGGGGTTCCCATCCACCGCTTCGGTTCCCGGCAGCTGCGGGAGCGGTACATGCCCAAGGTGTGCGACGGCTCGGTGATCGGCGCCCACGCCATCACCGAGCCGCAGGGTGGCTCGGACGCCACCGCGATGCGCACCACCGGGCGCAAGGTCGATGGCGGCTGGGTCGTCAACGGCGAGAAGTGCTTCATCAGCAGCGGGCCGGTCGCCGACCTGATCCTCGTCTACGTCCGCACGGGCGGCGACAAGGGTCCGTTCGGGCTCTCCGCGCTGTTGGTGGACAAGGACAATCCCGGTCTGCACGTGGGGCCGGCGGTGGACAAGATGGGGCTGCGCACCTCGCCGCTGGGTTCGCTGACCTTCACCGAGTGCTTCGTGCCGGACCGCGATGTCGTCGGCAAACCGGGTTCCGGATTCCTTATCCTCGACCACGTGATGAAGTGGGAGATCCTCTGCTCCTTCGTGATCACGCTGGGCTCGATGCGCCACCGCATCGACCGGTGCGTCGAGTTCGCCAGGTCGCGCAAGCAGTTCGGCAAGGCCATCGGGGAGTTCCAGCAGATCTCCGGTCGCATCGTCGACATGCGGATCGCGTTCGAAACCGCGCGGCGCTGGCTGTTCGACACCGCCATCCGCAGCCTGGCGGGCGACGACGTCCGAGCCGACGTCGCGATCGGCAAGCTGCTCGCCAGCGAGGCGAACCTGAAGTCGGCACTGGACGCGGTGCAGATCTTCGGCGGCCGCGGGTACCTGCACGAGTACGGCATCGAGAAGGACCTTCGCGACGCCACCGCGGGCACCATCTACTCCGGAACGTCGGAGGTGCAGCGGGACAAGGTCGCCCGCTTCCTCGGGCTCTACTGA
- a CDS encoding PLP-dependent transferase has protein sequence MVDETTRLLAATEFLDHESPTVRAFVDRALRGVGESPTEKAVALYYAVRDDILYEVYGANLSREGLQASSILDTGRGFCVHKSIVFVAACRAAGIPARLVMTDVRNHLASPRLRRLVGGDVFRFHALTSVYLEGKWVRATPVFNKLLCKVYGITPLEFDGTEDSVYHPYDKGGQRYMEFLHEYGEFDDFPFLLVTEGIRAAHPKLFASQFELTEGSLAAEAAAPAGVEPVRAELSPQAADLIEQFDRAARELRAARTELADHAAFCAENGLMLDPTVLDRLAADALHAEERVGVQRALVSSHPAVDSDVLTAGESVLRFALATIAYVRNAAEWSAQSYGQSKVVQFFDTRSQESPEMNYDRNGTHSAVLRVERQLQEVLEFPADEFGLLVASSGMAAFTAIEAFLIRDRLKPGDTVLQAPYTYYEATEQLDGLTFVNLVRSASYSVEDIIAEVVRHQPKVVFADPVANSARQRMVDIPQLLARLRDVVTHRTTVIVDGTMLAAALPADLLRSDDKLEIFYYESCTKYMQLGMDATLAGLIAFPIELRPRLDQLRRNTGTVLYRHNAELFPRYDRAFLKRRMERICTNAEDLATALHADPRVRDAGVVVYPKLPHHPDAEIAAALPYAGGVVTFLLHEDGRNNKPELHGVIELILANARRRGVQLTKGVSFGYAVPRLWVQDITDDDPWFVRIFAGDRGDQIDVLAAAIADGLAEAHARMSDSQGELAA, from the coding sequence ATGGTTGACGAGACCACCAGGCTGCTGGCGGCCACGGAGTTCCTCGATCACGAGAGCCCGACCGTGCGGGCGTTCGTCGACCGCGCGCTGCGGGGTGTGGGGGAATCCCCGACCGAGAAGGCCGTCGCGCTCTATTACGCCGTGCGCGACGACATCCTCTACGAGGTGTACGGCGCGAACCTGAGCCGGGAGGGACTGCAGGCCAGTTCCATTCTGGACACCGGGCGCGGTTTCTGCGTGCACAAGTCCATCGTGTTCGTCGCGGCCTGCCGCGCCGCGGGCATCCCGGCCCGGCTGGTGATGACCGATGTGCGCAACCACCTGGCGTCGCCCCGGCTGCGCAGGCTGGTCGGCGGCGACGTCTTCCGGTTCCACGCGTTGACGTCGGTGTACCTGGAAGGCAAGTGGGTCAGGGCGACGCCGGTGTTCAACAAGCTGCTGTGCAAGGTCTACGGCATCACGCCGCTGGAGTTCGACGGCACCGAGGACAGCGTCTACCACCCGTACGACAAGGGTGGGCAGCGGTACATGGAGTTCCTCCACGAGTACGGCGAGTTCGACGACTTCCCGTTCCTGCTGGTCACCGAGGGCATCCGGGCCGCGCACCCGAAACTGTTCGCCAGCCAGTTCGAGCTGACCGAGGGCTCACTCGCGGCTGAGGCGGCGGCGCCCGCGGGCGTGGAGCCCGTTCGGGCCGAGCTGTCCCCGCAGGCCGCCGACCTGATCGAGCAGTTCGACCGCGCCGCGCGCGAACTGCGCGCCGCGCGCACCGAGCTGGCCGACCACGCCGCATTCTGTGCCGAGAACGGGTTGATGCTCGACCCGACAGTGCTCGACCGGCTCGCCGCGGACGCACTGCACGCGGAGGAACGGGTTGGAGTGCAGCGGGCGCTGGTGAGCTCGCATCCCGCCGTGGACTCCGACGTGCTGACCGCGGGGGAGTCGGTGCTGCGCTTCGCGCTGGCGACCATCGCCTACGTGCGCAACGCCGCGGAGTGGTCGGCGCAGTCCTACGGGCAGTCGAAGGTCGTGCAGTTCTTCGACACCCGCTCGCAGGAGTCCCCCGAGATGAACTACGACCGCAACGGCACGCACAGCGCCGTGTTGCGTGTGGAGCGCCAACTGCAGGAGGTCCTGGAGTTCCCGGCCGACGAGTTCGGCCTGCTGGTGGCGTCCTCGGGGATGGCGGCGTTCACCGCGATCGAGGCGTTCCTCATCCGGGACCGGCTCAAGCCGGGCGACACCGTCCTGCAGGCGCCCTACACCTACTACGAGGCCACCGAGCAGCTCGACGGGCTGACGTTCGTCAACCTGGTGCGCTCGGCGAGCTATTCGGTCGAGGACATCATCGCCGAGGTCGTCCGGCACCAGCCCAAGGTGGTCTTCGCCGACCCGGTGGCCAACAGCGCCCGGCAGCGCATGGTCGACATCCCCCAGCTGCTGGCCCGCCTGCGCGACGTGGTCACCCACCGCACCACGGTCATCGTCGACGGCACCATGCTCGCCGCGGCGCTGCCCGCCGACCTGCTGCGCAGCGACGACAAGCTGGAGATCTTCTACTACGAGAGCTGCACGAAGTACATGCAGCTGGGGATGGATGCCACCCTGGCGGGCCTGATCGCCTTCCCGATCGAACTGCGGCCCCGCCTCGACCAGTTGCGCCGCAACACCGGCACCGTCCTCTACCGACACAACGCCGAGCTGTTCCCGCGCTACGACCGGGCTTTCCTCAAGCGTCGGATGGAACGGATCTGCACCAACGCGGAGGACCTCGCCACCGCACTGCACGCCGACCCCCGGGTTCGCGACGCCGGGGTGGTCGTCTACCCCAAGCTGCCGCACCACCCGGACGCGGAGATCGCGGCGGCGCTGCCGTACGCGGGCGGCGTGGTGACGTTCCTGCTGCACGAGGACGGCCGCAACAACAAGCCCGAGTTGCACGGCGTCATCGAGCTGATCCTGGCCAACGCCCGCCGACGCGGCGTGCAGCTGACCAAGGGCGTCAGCTTCGGCTACGCGGTGCCCCGCCTCTGGGTCCAGGACATCACCGACGACGACCCGTGGTTCGTCCGCATCTTCGCCGGTGACCGCGGCGACCAGATCGACGTCCTCGCCGCGGCCATAGCCGACGGGCTGGCGGAGGCGCACGCCAGGATGTCGGACAGCCAGGGCGAACTGGCCGCCTGA